In Solanum stenotomum isolate F172 chromosome 6, ASM1918654v1, whole genome shotgun sequence, one DNA window encodes the following:
- the LOC125867844 gene encoding protein JINGUBANG-like → MGKIPCPLPFQSKQKSINSDQFHPIYSDLSSSSSLSLSRSSSSLYSQPSLPSVPSLTPLSTHSELLSNTFCASTFTGLSSSVFCLSLAGKHLYTGTSNGEILLRNKDPLNQEKNHSIVVAQKQSKSSVKSIVIFGDKLFTAHQDHKIRVWKIDNHDDDIEASNQNYYKCIATLPTLNDRCMRLFSAKNYVEVRRHKKCTWVHHVDTVSALAISSDNSLLYSASWDRTFKIWRISDFKCLESVWNAHDDAINAIALSKNGYVYTGSADMKIKIWKKEQGEKSIHTLIATLEKHKSSVNALALSTDGSVLYSGACDRSIIVWEKDSGGDKMVVSGALRGHTKAILCLCVVDDLVVSGSADKTVRIWKKGIGKSYSCLAVLEGHNGPVKCLTASLDNSNSNSNDFGCGNSYVVYSGSLDCDIKVWKIWVP, encoded by the exons ATGGGTAAAATCCCATGTCCATTGCCCTTCCAATCTAagcaaaaatcaataaattctGATCAATTTCATCCAATTTACTCAGAtttatcttcatcttcatcattaTCACTATCCAGATCATCTTCTTCCCTTTACTCACAGCCAAGTTTACCATCAGTTCCTTCTTTAACTCCACTTTCAACTCATTCAGAACTTTTATCAAACACCTTCTGTGCATCCACTTTTACTGGCCTTTCCTCCTCCGTTTTCTGCCTATCACTCGCCGGAAAACACCTCTACACCGGAACTTCCAATGGCGAAATCCTTCTACGGAACAAAGACCCTTTaaaccaagaaaaaaatcattcaatagTAGTAGCTCAAAAACAGAGTAAGAGCTCTGTTAAATCCATAGTCATTTTTGGGGATAAACTCTTCACTGCTCACCAAGACCATAAAATTCGTGTCTGGAAAATCGACAACCACGATGATGACATTGAAGCATCGAATCAAAATTATTACAAGTGCATTGCTACTCTACCGACGCTGAATGATCGGTGTATGAGATTATTCAGCGCGAAAAACTACGTTGAAGTTCGTAGACACAAGAAATGTACATGGGTTCATCATGTTGACACAGTTTCTGCTCTAGCTATATCGTCAGATAATTCTCTGCTTTACTCTGCTTCGTGGGATAGAACTTTCAAAATCTGGAGAATTTCGGATTTCAAATGCCTTGAATCAGTTTGGAATGCTCATGACGACGCCATTAACGCCATAGCTTTGTCGAAAAATGG GTATGTTTACACAGGTTCAGCAGACATGAAGATCAAAATATGGAAGAAAGAACAAGGGGAGAAGAGCATACACACCCTTATAGCAACACTAGAAAAACACAAATCATCTGTAAATGCTTTAGCTCTAAGCACAGATGGTTCAGTTTTGTATTCAGGTGCTTGTGATAGATCCATAATTGTATGGGAAAAAGATAGTGGTGGTGACAAAATGGTGGTGAGTGGAGCTTTAAGAGGACATACTAAGGCCATTTTGTGTTTATGTGTGGTGGATGATTTGGTGGTCAGTGGATCAGCAGATAAAACAGTGAGAATATGGAAGAAAGGAATTGGAAAAAGTTATTCATGTTTGGCTGTTTTGGAAGGGCATAATGGTCCAGTAAAATGTTTAACCGCGAGTTTagataatagtaatagtaatagtaatgattttggttgtggaaaTTCTTATGTGGTGTATAGTGGTAGTTTGGATTGTGATATTAAGGTTTGGAAAATTTGGGTTCCATGA